CTGACGCCCGCGATCCTCAGCTATGCCGGACCGCGGCTGGAATGGCCGCGGCGACCGGAGGCGGTCGTGGAAAATCGGCTCTGGCGACGGTGGACAACGCTGGTAGTGCGGCGCCGGTGGAGCGCGACAGCGGTGGCGACCGCGGTGCTGGCGTTGTTGATGGTTCCGTTCGCGCACGCCAACATCGGATTCTCGGCGGCCGACTCGTTGTCGAACGAAGGTCCCGCCTACACCACCTTCGCGGCCCTGAAATCGGGCGGCATACCGACGGGCACACTGTCGCCCATCGAGGTCCTGGTCCGAACCGACCACGGGCCCGACGTCGCCGCCCGGTTGGCCCGGGTCGACGGCGTGAGCAGTGTCGTCCGCGCCGATCCGGCGGATCGCGGGCTCAACCGGCCGCTGTCGGGCTCCGGGCCGTCGGTGACCATGGTGCTGGCGATTCCGCGCGAGCAAACGGTCAACCAGCATTCGGTCGCGGTCGTGGACCGGGTGCGGCAGCAGCTCGCCCCGGTCGACGGGGTCATCGGAATCACCGGAGTCGGCACCGCCCAAACCGATTTCCAGCACGCCGTATACGACAATTTCGGATGGGTGCTGCTCGTCTTGTCGGTGCTGACCTACCTACTGTTGGTGCGTGCCTTCCGCTCGCTGATTTTGCCACTGAAGGCCGTCGCGATGAACCTGTTGTCGCTCGCGGCGGCAATCGGAGCCATGGTCTATTTCTGGCAGAACGGCGCCGGATCGCAGCCGATCTACGGCATCGAGGCGACACACGCTGTCGCGGTGTGGATTCCGCCGCTGGTGTTCGCGTTCCTGTTCGGACTGTCGATGGACTACGAGGTGTTCATCCTCGCGCGCATCCGAGAAGAGTATGAAACAGGTAAGACGACCGATGAGGCGGTGATCGCCGGCTCCAGCCGAGTCGGCCGGTTGGTGACCAGTGCGGCCCTGATTCTGTTCCTCGCCTTCGCCGCCCTCTCCTGCGGCCCGGGGACCGACCAGAAAGTGATGGCGGTGGGGCTCGGGTTGGGAATCCTGTTGGACGCCACCGTTATTCGATCACTCCTGCTGCCGGCCACGGTGTCGCTGATGGGAAGGTGGAATTGGTATCTGCCGCAGTGGGTCGAACGATTCCTGCTGCTGCGGCGCGCGACCGACTCACCCGCACCGTCCGTTCCAGTTCGGGATGCCGAACCCGTTGCAGGCCCATGACCGAGGGAGATGACTGCCATCGGTGCCACGGTGTCCACGTTCATTTCGCCGGCCCTGTGGCATCGGTGGTGACGGCGTGCGCGTTCCGTGGCTTCGCGCGACGCGTCGCCGCTCTTGGAGTTCGCGTTGCTGTCCTTCGCGCTTGTGTCGCTCGGCGGCCGCACGCACCATCGTCCGAAGTCGATCGGCTGCGCGTTGTTGACATTGGAGGGACTGCGCTCATCAGCGCCCGCTGCCGGGCGTTCTTCTCGCGTTCCAGTCCGAGTGCCCAGATCCGGCGGGCCTGCTCGCCGGTGATGACATGGGGCTGAAGCGGTCCGGGAAGTCCCGCTTCATCCCGTCGATCAAGTCACGGACCTGTTTGGACATAGTGGGTCAGTGAGTGGATCCGCGGAGCAGTGGCTCGGGCGGATCCTGCGAGGGAACTCCTGCACAAGCCCGCAGGGTTTACTACCTCGACGATCTGCTGCTGGAATACCAGCTGACCAGGGCGGGAGTGGCCCGTGACCGCCTGGTCGAACGGATCGTGCCGCTGCTGGAACACCCCCGACCTGATGGCGGCGGTCGTCGCATATATCCGCCGCGGGTCCCGATCGCAAGGCGGCAACGGCCGAGGTGCACATCCATCCGAACACGTTCAGTTGTCGGCTCCGCCGGGTAGCCGAACTCACCGGGATCGATCCGACCGATCCGCACGGTTCACGGTTCATCGCGGCGGCACCGACGGTGCATCAACTCCACCTCGACGCCGCTGCGAACGGGGCGGGGAACGTCAGCGCGGTCGCGGGCGTCGTCTCGATTCACCCTCATCGGGTGATCTGTCACTCGGCCGGCGGTGGCACGGTGGGTTGCGGTCCGCTGCATGCGATTGCTCGCTTCCGCTGCCGTCGAGGAGACGATTATGGGACACCGGTTCGAGGGCACGATCAACCTCGATGTGAAGGATTCCACAGAGGATTGGGGCGCGTTCCTGGCGGATAGGGCGCCACAGGGTTCGCCGAACGTTCTCGTCGTGCTCTACGACGACACCGGGTGTGCGGCCTGGTCGCCGTACGGGGGGCGCATTCAGATGCCGACGATGCAGCGATTGGCGGACAGGGGGCTGACATATAGCCAGTGGCATACGACAGCCTTGTGCTCGCCGACGCGGTCGACGTTCCTGACCGGTCGCAACCATCATCAGAACGGGTTCGCCTCCATCTCGGAGACCGCGCTCGGCTTCCCCGGTTACAGCTCGCACATACCGCCGGAGAATGCCCCGATGGCGACCGTGCTGCGTGATGCGGGCTGGAGCACGTTCTGGGTGGGCAAGAACCACAACGTTCCGGTGGACGAGTGGACGATGGGCGCCTCCAAGAAGAATTGGCCGCTGGGGATGGGCTACGACCGCTTCTACGGATTCATCGGTGGCGAAACGAATCAATGGTACCCGGATCTGGCGGAGGACAATCACTACATCGACCAGCCCTATCCGCCCGAGGAGGGCTACCACCTGTCGAAGGATCTGGCGGACAAGTCGCTGGAATTCATCCGCGACAGCAAACAGACCGAGCCGGACAAGCCCTGGTATCTGTGGTTCTGCCCGGGCGCCAATCACGCACCCCACCACGCCCCGCAGGTCTACATCGACAAATACAAGGGCGTATTCGACGATGGTTACGAGGCGTATCGGGAGTGGGTGCTGCCGCGCATGATCGAGCGTGGCATCCTGCCCGAAGGGACCGAGCTGACGCCGCTCAACCCCATGCCGGAGGGGACGTATTCGCCGGGTGATGTTGTGCGGCCGTGGGATTCGCTGGCAGAGGAGGAAAAGACGCTGTTCTGCCGGATGGCGGAGGTCTTCGCCGCGTACTCGGAATACACCGACGCGCAGGTGGGCAGGATCATCGACTATCTCGAAAAGTCCGGTCAGCTCGAGAATACGATCGTCTTCTACTGCGCGGACAACGGCGCCTCAGGGGAGGGCAGCCCCAACGGTTCGGTCAACGAGAACAAGATCCTCAATTCCTATCCCGATCGGATGGAGGATAATCTGCCCCTGCTCGAGAAGCTGGGTAGCCCGGACACCTACAACCACTATCCAACCGGTTGGGCCGCAGCGTTTTCCACGCCGTACCGGATGTTCAAGCGTTATACGTATCAGGGCGGTATCGCCGACCCACTGGTGATCTCCTGGCCCGCGGGTATGCGGGCGCGTGGCGAGGTGCGACATCAATACCACCACTGCACCGACATCGTCCCGACGATTCTCGAATGCTGCGGTGTCGAGATGCCGAAATTCGTCAACGGCGCCGAACAGACACCGCTGCCGGGGGTCTCCATGAAATACAGTTTCGACGCCGAACCGGATGCGCAGACGCGGAAGGTGACCCAGTACTACGAGATGCTCGGCCAGCGTGGACTGTGGCACCGAGGCTGGAAGGCAGTGACCGAACATGGCCCGATGAGCGGTGGCGGGCATTTCGGCACCGATACGTGGCAGTTGTTCCACACCGACGAAGATCGTTCGGAAGCACACGATCTCGCATCCGAAAATCCCGAGAAGCTGGAGGAACTCAAAGCCCTCTGGTACGCCGAGGCCGGCAGATACAGTGTGTTGCCACTCAACAGCTATCCGATGTCGGGGCCCGGCTTGCTCGAATTCTTCGCTCGCCAATACCATGTCGCGACGCCCAAAACCGGCACCTACACCTACTACCCCGGAACGTCCGAGGTGCCTGAACATTCCGCGGCCAACACCCACCTCGGGTCCTACAAGATCCTCGCCGAGGTCACGATCGCCGATGCGGCCGCGCAGGGGGTGATCTTCGCGCAGGGTTCCCGGTTCGGTGGCCACGCCATGTTCCTGAAGGACCGGAAACTCGTCTACACCTACAACTTTCTCGGCATCGGCGACGAACAGCAGTTCATCGCCGACGCACCCGGGCCAGGCACCTATATCTTCGGGATGGAATTCACGAAGGAGGATGTCGGCGAATATCAGGAACCGACCGGGACGACCAAGCTGTACATCGACGACCGTGTCGTCGCCGAGGGGCCGATGAAGACCCTCGCTATCCAATTCTCCCTGTGCGGCGAGGGCCTGTGCATCGGCTACGACGGCGGCGATGCCGTAAGTCGTGACTACACACCGAAATTCGATTTCACCGGGGGCGAGATCATCCAGGTGACCTTCGACGTCGCCGACGAGTCGTATCTGCACGCCGAAACCCGCCTGGCGGCGTTGATATCACGAGACTGAACGGAACCGGCTCCTGTTGCGCCGCAGGCACATCCGGGTCGTTGCCGTCACACCGCAGATGACGAGTGCGCACCGAGCCGGCGAGGGCGCCCTGCGACATACTCGCGAGTGACTCGGGGGCCACGATGGTCGCGGGCACGGACCGAGTATCGCATCCGCCGGCCTCGACGCCGGATGTGTCCCTGTCCTGAAGTTCAGCCGCCGTTGGCCGCGTTGGCATTCATATAGTCGAGGTCTCCGGTAGTTGGTTCAGCTGTCGAAGAAGAACCCTCGATACCGGAGACCTCGTGGCCGGCGTAGCGGTGGCGGGGCGTGCCAGCCGAATACGGGTCCTGTTAAGCGGTCTACGGGTTGTTCCGGTGCCGGCAGCGGGCTGGGTCGTGGGCGGGACGGGTCAGGCCGAGCCTGCCGATCACGGGTTGGGGCGTTCGCGGGGTGGATGGACCAGCAAGCTGCATCTGGCACGGGCCCGCACTCGACCACTTCGAGACAGGCCCTGGTCGTAGAAACGGCAGCGCGAGGCAGCATCACCCATCGCGGCGGGTGGTCGAACCTTGATTAAGTTAACGATCATTGATTACTATCGGTTCAACGTGA
The genomic region above belongs to Nocardia spumae and contains:
- a CDS encoding arylsulfatase, with translation MRLLASAAVEETIMGHRFEGTINLDVKDSTEDWGAFLADRAPQGSPNVLVVLYDDTGCAAWSPYGGRIQMPTMQRLADRGLTYSQWHTTALCSPTRSTFLTGRNHHQNGFASISETALGFPGYSSHIPPENAPMATVLRDAGWSTFWVGKNHNVPVDEWTMGASKKNWPLGMGYDRFYGFIGGETNQWYPDLAEDNHYIDQPYPPEEGYHLSKDLADKSLEFIRDSKQTEPDKPWYLWFCPGANHAPHHAPQVYIDKYKGVFDDGYEAYREWVLPRMIERGILPEGTELTPLNPMPEGTYSPGDVVRPWDSLAEEEKTLFCRMAEVFAAYSEYTDAQVGRIIDYLEKSGQLENTIVFYCADNGASGEGSPNGSVNENKILNSYPDRMEDNLPLLEKLGSPDTYNHYPTGWAAAFSTPYRMFKRYTYQGGIADPLVISWPAGMRARGEVRHQYHHCTDIVPTILECCGVEMPKFVNGAEQTPLPGVSMKYSFDAEPDAQTRKVTQYYEMLGQRGLWHRGWKAVTEHGPMSGGGHFGTDTWQLFHTDEDRSEAHDLASENPEKLEELKALWYAEAGRYSVLPLNSYPMSGPGLLEFFARQYHVATPKTGTYTYYPGTSEVPEHSAANTHLGSYKILAEVTIADAAAQGVIFAQGSRFGGHAMFLKDRKLVYTYNFLGIGDEQQFIADAPGPGTYIFGMEFTKEDVGEYQEPTGTTKLYIDDRVVAEGPMKTLAIQFSLCGEGLCIGYDGGDAVSRDYTPKFDFTGGEIIQVTFDVADESYLHAETRLAALISRD
- a CDS encoding MMPL family transporter, with product MARGVIRHRRAVVIVWLLVLIVGGALAKFTTDRLTVDFSLPGQPGDTASHAVIDTFGTAGQNSSPLIVAVTLPDQQRVAEHADQLKQAFGALSAVRMYDRPVQVFDAYNTTSTGTRQSFVTDGGHTALAYVFYPITRTPTPQTPAAAVSAAITPLLPPGSTLGLTGTDALATSQGDGIGLGVMLELLIAGGGALLVLALVFGSALAFLPVVVASVSIPGALLLLLPLTFLSDYSFIVQYLISLIGLGIGIDYSLLVVTRWREERRRGFDNDAAIVTALQTGGRSVVHSGITVAIGLLSLVVLPVPFLRSIGIAGSLIPLVSVLATLTLTPAILSYAGPRLEWPRRPEAVVENRLWRRWTTLVVRRRWSATAVATAVLALLMVPFAHANIGFSAADSLSNEGPAYTTFAALKSGGIPTGTLSPIEVLVRTDHGPDVAARLARVDGVSSVVRADPADRGLNRPLSGSGPSVTMVLAIPREQTVNQHSVAVVDRVRQQLAPVDGVIGITGVGTAQTDFQHAVYDNFGWVLLVLSVLTYLLLVRAFRSLILPLKAVAMNLLSLAAAIGAMVYFWQNGAGSQPIYGIEATHAVAVWIPPLVFAFLFGLSMDYEVFILARIREEYETGKTTDEAVIAGSSRVGRLVTSAALILFLAFAALSCGPGTDQKVMAVGLGLGILLDATVIRSLLLPATVSLMGRWNWYLPQWVERFLLLRRATDSPAPSVPVRDAEPVAGP
- a CDS encoding helix-turn-helix domain-containing protein — encoded protein: MHIHPNTFSCRLRRVAELTGIDPTDPHGSRFIAAAPTVHQLHLDAAANGAGNVSAVAGVVSIHPHRVICHSAGGGTVGCGPLHAIARFRCRRGDDYGTPVRGHDQPRCEGFHRGLGRVPGG